In Halobellus ruber, the following proteins share a genomic window:
- a CDS encoding archease, which translates to MGFRLRDHTADVAVEATADDVEGLFAAVADGLTAAACDDVPEPGSDAPAFELSVTAESREAVLFDYLDRLIYERDVRSVLPVRNRVAIEPPGGDVDGTRGDDDTADPGSAWRLDATARGVPLAAVDAREIKAVTYSEMRVEPTDDGWTAYVVFDV; encoded by the coding sequence ATGGGCTTTCGCCTCCGCGATCACACCGCCGACGTGGCCGTCGAGGCGACCGCCGACGACGTCGAGGGGCTCTTTGCGGCGGTCGCCGACGGCCTGACTGCGGCCGCCTGCGACGACGTCCCGGAACCGGGGTCGGACGCGCCGGCGTTCGAGCTGTCGGTCACGGCCGAAAGCCGGGAGGCGGTGCTGTTCGACTACCTGGATCGACTCATCTACGAGCGCGACGTCCGAAGCGTCCTCCCGGTTCGGAACCGCGTCGCGATCGAGCCGCCGGGCGGCGACGTCGACGGGACCCGCGGCGACGACGACACGGCCGACCCCGGGTCCGCGTGGCGGCTCGACGCCACCGCCCGGGGGGTCCCGCTGGCCGCTGTCGACGCACGGGAGATCAAGGCGGTCACGTACTCGGAGATGCGGGTGGAGCCGACCGACGACGGGTGGACGGCGTACGTCGTCTTCGACGTGTGA
- a CDS encoding DUF5789 family protein has translation MAVRPPQQDGDEPDTLEFGIAALSPHLSKSDLTFPATTDEVVRELGDPAIPYDANGNTVRLSEALGAVRATQFDTQRELLDALHPVLEEYRESGGGILSQLRALLPF, from the coding sequence ATGGCTGTTAGACCACCGCAGCAGGACGGCGACGAGCCCGACACCCTGGAGTTCGGCATCGCCGCGCTTTCGCCGCACCTCTCGAAGTCCGACCTCACGTTTCCCGCGACCACGGACGAGGTCGTGCGCGAACTCGGCGATCCCGCGATCCCGTACGACGCAAACGGGAACACGGTGCGGCTCTCGGAGGCGCTCGGGGCGGTCCGTGCGACCCAGTTCGACACCCAGCGGGAGCTTCTGGACGCGTTGCATCCGGTCTTAGAGGAGTATCGGGAATCGGGCGGCGGGATCCTCTCGCAACTGCGGGCGTTGCTTCCGTTCTGA
- a CDS encoding pentapeptide repeat-containing protein: MAAPSEERCEFATGLNADYFEPEKESLLRTTETGQWRCPHHKFTPTDGPDDGYDFCPFHLGHKPNHGSAVLEDTAELCVWLITGSTEQVPGLSPLPSDLRNYARLENDSTRFETGERTQFIGAVFDEFRVDYRTIDAVSNAPVDLREATVNDVASFQSASFEQPLLLSGAVFDCSTTFVDTTFAERTEFQQTQFTEYADFHHATFGAWAEFSSTTIAGEANFRGVNFDHGIFAMNMIFDGAADFMAATFAAVANFTGSVFRRGAVFSSTRFLGNATFRDVSFGGPVELSDNFVDDTDVDERWQHIAVDDRRVQDAAVVFRNLTCEGTLNLINASIDGNVYIASSTMAGAVVATDISVDNGPIELNFTGSETISGRVATGSEPVEYDFSEATLGELEIGDSNVDSVRFNKTTFDGFDFGKHLDVFVSMEWQLHSEQASPSECENTYLRAKNGAKQVGESRAVSEFHIRELRHRRAGYLKLLRETFPGFQALKASTKLLGNLTLAVTCGYGERPLRPVVASMSVVGVFAILYATIGISLPYEGATKYVTFSLESFVALLIGQPETTSSVVSLFVALEGFVGAFMIALFVFTFTRSVSR, encoded by the coding sequence ATGGCTGCTCCATCAGAAGAGCGGTGTGAGTTTGCGACCGGTCTTAATGCCGACTATTTCGAACCCGAAAAGGAATCGCTTCTGAGGACAACAGAAACGGGTCAGTGGCGATGCCCGCATCACAAGTTCACACCGACTGATGGACCGGACGATGGGTATGATTTCTGCCCATTTCACTTGGGGCACAAACCAAATCACGGCTCGGCGGTGCTTGAGGATACTGCCGAACTCTGTGTGTGGCTCATCACTGGCAGCACCGAACAGGTCCCAGGTCTAAGTCCACTGCCATCTGATCTCCGGAACTACGCACGGCTGGAAAACGACAGCACACGGTTTGAGACGGGTGAGCGAACGCAATTCATCGGCGCGGTGTTCGACGAGTTTCGAGTTGATTACCGGACCATCGATGCGGTTTCGAATGCCCCGGTAGACCTGCGCGAAGCGACTGTCAACGATGTCGCCTCATTTCAGAGTGCCAGCTTTGAGCAGCCCCTGCTGCTAAGCGGTGCTGTTTTCGATTGTTCGACAACGTTCGTTGACACGACTTTCGCCGAACGAACCGAGTTCCAGCAGACTCAGTTCACGGAGTACGCTGATTTCCACCACGCGACGTTTGGTGCGTGGGCCGAGTTCAGTAGTACAACTATTGCGGGCGAGGCGAATTTCCGCGGCGTTAATTTTGACCACGGCATCTTCGCGATGAATATGATTTTTGACGGTGCGGCCGACTTTATGGCGGCAACCTTCGCAGCGGTTGCGAACTTTACTGGAAGTGTGTTTCGCCGCGGGGCTGTTTTTTCAAGTACTCGGTTCTTGGGCAACGCGACCTTTAGAGACGTCTCATTCGGCGGTCCGGTTGAGTTGAGTGATAATTTCGTTGATGATACCGATGTTGATGAGCGCTGGCAACACATCGCAGTTGACGACCGACGCGTCCAAGACGCTGCCGTTGTTTTTCGCAATCTGACCTGCGAGGGGACACTGAATTTGATCAATGCGAGTATCGATGGCAACGTCTACATCGCGTCATCCACGATGGCGGGTGCGGTAGTTGCGACCGACATCTCCGTCGATAACGGACCAATTGAACTGAACTTCACTGGGAGCGAGACGATAAGCGGGCGCGTTGCAACCGGTTCGGAACCCGTAGAGTATGATTTTTCCGAGGCGACGCTCGGCGAACTAGAGATTGGTGACAGCAATGTCGATTCTGTCCGATTTAATAAGACCACCTTCGATGGGTTTGACTTTGGCAAACATCTCGACGTGTTCGTCTCGATGGAATGGCAACTCCACAGCGAGCAGGCATCACCATCGGAGTGTGAAAATACATATCTCCGGGCGAAGAATGGCGCAAAACAGGTTGGAGAAAGCCGCGCAGTCTCCGAATTCCACATCCGCGAACTCCGACACCGTCGGGCCGGATACCTGAAACTACTACGTGAAACGTTCCCGGGGTTCCAGGCACTCAAAGCCTCAACAAAGCTGTTAGGGAACCTTACGCTGGCAGTGACTTGTGGCTACGGCGAACGCCCGCTACGACCAGTCGTAGCATCGATGAGTGTCGTCGGTGTCTTTGCGATTTTATACGCAACGATCGGGATATCACTCCCGTATGAGGGCGCCACAAAATACGTCACGTTCAGTTTGGAGTCGTTCGTTGCCTTACTCATCGGACAACCGGAGACGACATCCTCAGTTGTGAGCCTCTTCGTTGCACTTGAGGGCTTCGTCGGTGCGTTTATGATCGCGCTGTTCGTGTTTACGTTCACTCGGTCCGTAAGTAGATAA
- a CDS encoding PAS domain S-box protein produces the protein MSKRGGEPESRSVVIAGGSRKATSLVSQAATDEMRVNQFRHADAVLRQVAGKSVDAIVADESAWQPILDAEPDLPVVLLAADETLVETAINAGVSEVVRLSDPAAESLLAARLSQVIDTRQDRVDQARRQEWLETLMRHSTDSMSVLDENGTAIYNSPAVADQLGYEPAELRGQNLLDQVHPDDAAEVRTTFTDLIEKPDGSYATATYRRQHADGSWRWMETVGNVQLDNPRIGGVVVNRRDVTEREQRQRQLRDQEAYVESLLDGQPDVFYVLDTNGFFQKWNARLSEVLGYDDKDLTSMHAVETIVPEDRERIMTAMTAVYQEQSTQQRESAFLTADGERIPYQLNGAPLTDSDGKVIGLVGTGRDISERVRREERLSVLNRVLRHNLRNRTNVVIGHARTLANSVDDPDAVKRAKTIRDVGSDLNRLGVLARKVDQALDGQSDQVPMDLDEVVSRAATALPESADTRIADPPDVQCEALASLSDALEEVFDNAVRHNPADNPSVTVAYEIDPDRVTIAVADDGPKIPDHEMAVLDDGESRLKHGGGLGLWFINWVVDASGGELSFDESELGGNCVSLHLPRAEKETSKEG, from the coding sequence ATGAGTAAGCGGGGGGGAGAACCCGAATCGAGATCGGTCGTCATAGCCGGGGGAAGCAGGAAAGCAACCTCACTCGTCTCGCAGGCCGCGACTGACGAGATGCGGGTAAATCAGTTTAGACACGCAGACGCCGTGCTACGTCAGGTTGCAGGTAAGTCGGTTGATGCGATCGTTGCGGACGAGTCAGCGTGGCAGCCTATCCTTGACGCGGAACCGGACCTCCCGGTTGTGCTCCTTGCAGCCGACGAGACGCTGGTTGAGACAGCGATCAACGCAGGTGTTTCTGAAGTCGTGCGACTGTCAGACCCAGCCGCAGAGTCGTTGCTCGCGGCCCGCTTATCACAGGTGATTGATACACGCCAGGACCGTGTGGATCAGGCGCGAAGACAGGAGTGGCTGGAGACGCTGATGCGTCACTCCACGGACTCAATGAGCGTTCTCGATGAAAACGGGACAGCAATCTACAACAGTCCGGCTGTCGCAGATCAACTGGGATACGAGCCAGCAGAACTGCGAGGACAGAATCTGTTGGATCAGGTACATCCGGACGATGCCGCGGAGGTGCGGACGACATTTACCGATCTTATTGAGAAGCCGGATGGCTCCTACGCCACAGCAACATACCGCCGGCAACACGCCGACGGTTCCTGGCGCTGGATGGAAACGGTCGGCAACGTCCAGCTTGATAATCCCCGGATCGGCGGGGTCGTTGTCAACCGTCGCGATGTGACGGAACGCGAACAACGGCAGAGACAACTTCGTGATCAGGAGGCATACGTAGAGAGTCTATTGGACGGCCAGCCGGACGTGTTCTACGTGTTGGACACGAACGGGTTTTTCCAGAAATGGAACGCCAGATTGTCTGAAGTGTTGGGATACGACGACAAAGATCTCACTTCAATGCACGCCGTCGAGACGATTGTGCCTGAGGATCGCGAACGGATTATGACAGCGATGACGGCCGTCTATCAGGAGCAGTCCACACAACAGCGCGAGTCGGCATTTCTGACAGCGGACGGCGAGCGGATTCCGTACCAACTCAACGGCGCCCCACTGACTGACAGTGACGGAAAGGTAATCGGGTTGGTTGGAACGGGACGTGACATCTCCGAGCGGGTGCGACGTGAGGAACGTCTCTCCGTGTTGAATCGGGTGTTGCGTCACAACCTCCGGAACCGGACGAACGTGGTGATCGGGCACGCACGCACACTTGCAAATTCGGTTGATGATCCGGACGCTGTCAAGCGAGCGAAGACGATCCGGGATGTTGGGTCGGACCTCAATCGACTTGGCGTGTTGGCTCGAAAGGTCGATCAGGCGCTTGACGGCCAGTCGGACCAGGTACCGATGGACTTAGACGAGGTCGTCTCACGTGCTGCGACGGCGCTGCCGGAGTCAGCCGACACGAGGATCGCGGATCCGCCGGACGTACAATGTGAAGCACTGGCCTCTCTGTCGGACGCACTCGAAGAGGTATTTGATAATGCCGTACGCCACAACCCGGCCGATAACCCGAGTGTTACCGTCGCATACGAGATTGACCCGGATCGAGTGACAATCGCTGTTGCGGACGACGGACCGAAGATTCCAGACCACGAAATGGCGGTGCTCGACGATGGGGAAAGCCGACTCAAACACGGTGGGGGATTGGGCCTGTGGTTCATCAACTGGGTCGTTGACGCCTCGGGCGGTGAGTTATCGTTCGATGAGAGCGAGTTGGGTGGCAATTGCGTCTCATTGCACCTCCCACGTGCGGAGAAGGAAACGAGCAAAGAGGGCTGA
- a CDS encoding DUF7096 domain-containing protein, with translation MRPLFALLVAAVVVVGTAPIGAAAVASPSALGTGPGPAQTADNGTATSTPTPNTTESNTTDTSDRTDSGTNDSNAAAVEPGAQLAGVVAVQRTEVESEVSSRAFDQRVAAAASNDSKAAVVASEVNDSRQRLADLRERLEELESAREAGDLSQGRYRANAARAVAEINAIERRLEQSNETAASLPAAVREANGINTSNIERLRTEARNLSGPEVAAIARSIGGEGSGRGLGDNVGPPGRSGEASGPAGPPAGAGNGDGPPEDRAGNGSAGDDAASDRGAGNEEGPDNAPGTEQRGSGDGTGNGDGPQESEANRTDRENGGGSEGGDGQENAGNGSGSNAGGDDGNGGSNDNGNGGGGNAGSGGPPSDGSGDDA, from the coding sequence ATGAGACCCCTGTTCGCGCTCCTCGTCGCCGCGGTCGTCGTGGTCGGGACAGCCCCGATCGGCGCCGCCGCGGTCGCGTCGCCGTCGGCCCTCGGGACCGGTCCGGGGCCGGCACAGACGGCTGACAACGGGACCGCGACGAGCACGCCGACGCCGAACACCACCGAGTCGAACACGACCGATACGTCCGACCGAACCGACTCCGGAACGAACGACTCGAACGCGGCGGCCGTCGAACCCGGCGCACAGTTGGCCGGCGTCGTTGCGGTCCAGCGCACCGAAGTCGAAAGCGAGGTGAGTTCCCGCGCGTTCGATCAGCGCGTCGCCGCCGCAGCGAGCAACGACTCGAAGGCGGCAGTCGTCGCGAGCGAGGTGAACGACAGCCGGCAGCGGCTCGCGGACCTCCGCGAGCGGCTGGAGGAACTGGAGTCGGCCCGCGAGGCGGGCGACCTCTCACAGGGCCGGTACCGGGCGAACGCCGCCCGGGCGGTCGCGGAGATCAACGCGATCGAGCGGCGGCTCGAACAGAGCAACGAGACCGCCGCGTCGCTGCCGGCCGCGGTCCGGGAGGCGAACGGCATCAACACCTCGAACATCGAGCGGCTCCGGACCGAAGCGCGCAACCTCTCGGGCCCGGAGGTCGCGGCGATCGCCCGGTCGATCGGCGGTGAGGGCTCCGGTCGCGGGCTGGGCGACAACGTCGGCCCGCCGGGACGGAGCGGCGAAGCGTCGGGCCCCGCCGGCCCGCCGGCGGGCGCGGGCAACGGTGACGGTCCTCCGGAGGATCGCGCCGGAAACGGCTCCGCCGGTGACGACGCGGCGTCGGACCGCGGCGCCGGGAACGAGGAGGGCCCCGACAACGCTCCGGGTACCGAGCAGCGCGGCTCAGGCGACGGCACCGGCAACGGCGACGGCCCACAGGAGTCCGAGGCGAACCGGACCGACCGTGAGAACGGCGGCGGGTCCGAGGGGGGCGACGGGCAGGAAAACGCCGGAAACGGGAGCGGCAGCAACGCCGGGGGCGACGACGGGAACGGCGGCAGTAACGACAACGGGAACGGCGGGGGCGGCAACGCCGGTAGCGGCGGCCCGCCGAGCGACGGGAGCGGCGACGACGCCTGA
- a CDS encoding ribbon-helix-helix protein, CopG family, whose protein sequence is MTDYTTVSIPKDLADRVDETIEGTSFSSTSDLVRFLLRSIVIQYQREGELTEAEFEDIAEQLTDLGYLDR, encoded by the coding sequence GTGACCGATTATACCACGGTGTCGATCCCGAAAGACCTGGCCGACCGCGTGGACGAGACCATCGAGGGGACCAGCTTCTCGAGCACCAGCGACCTGGTGCGGTTCCTCCTGCGGAGCATCGTCATCCAGTACCAACGCGAGGGCGAACTCACCGAGGCGGAGTTCGAGGACATCGCCGAACAACTGACCGATCTGGGCTACCTGGACCGGTAG
- a CDS encoding TrmB family transcriptional regulator sugar-binding domain-containing protein: MARCREVALGHIQQAIESARCWVMISVPVDIYREVRAAVATAVEHGVTVRLLLGGAPRPPELTFPDGLLVRFRAMADTFVAADRTRGSVSTDERYPIPTL, translated from the coding sequence ATGGCCCGTTGCCGGGAGGTAGCACTCGGACATATCCAGCAGGCGATCGAGTCTGCCCGGTGCTGGGTTATGATTTCCGTACCGGTTGACATCTACCGGGAAGTCAGAGCGGCGGTTGCGACTGCTGTTGAGCACGGTGTTACAGTCCGCTTGTTGCTCGGCGGGGCCCCAAGACCACCGGAACTTACCTTCCCGGACGGGCTGTTGGTCCGATTTCGAGCGATGGCAGATACCTTCGTCGCCGCCGACCGGACACGGGGGTCGGTCAGTACGGACGAACGCTATCCCATACCCACTCTGTAG
- a CDS encoding GNAT family N-acetyltransferase yields the protein MGDATDGDGDAVEIERPEPGEIDALVDLWVALASDQRRYDSHILPEPNRGVIRDTLARHAVAGGLRAARRGDDVVGFVSFELERGAYESDETRGVVRNVYVEPASRGRGVGGDLLDAAEAALADAGATVVALEAMADNDRARGFYRGRGYAPHRVQFEKPVDGSGDAGGEKNDTHSKEG from the coding sequence ATGGGCGATGCGACGGACGGGGACGGCGACGCTGTCGAGATCGAGCGCCCCGAGCCCGGCGAGATCGACGCGCTCGTCGACCTGTGGGTCGCGCTCGCGTCGGACCAGCGGCGTTACGACTCCCACATCCTGCCGGAGCCGAACCGCGGCGTGATCCGCGACACGCTCGCGCGACACGCCGTCGCGGGCGGCCTCCGTGCGGCCCGGCGCGGCGACGACGTCGTCGGCTTCGTCAGCTTCGAGCTGGAGCGGGGGGCCTACGAGAGCGACGAGACGCGCGGCGTCGTCCGCAACGTCTACGTCGAGCCCGCGTCCCGGGGCCGGGGCGTCGGGGGCGACCTGTTGGACGCCGCCGAGGCCGCGCTGGCCGACGCGGGGGCGACGGTCGTCGCGCTCGAAGCGATGGCCGACAACGACCGTGCTCGCGGGTTCTACCGGGGTCGGGGGTACGCGCCACACCGAGTACAGTTCGAGAAACCAGTGGACGGTAGCGGAGACGCGGGGGGCGAGAAAAACGACACACACTCAAAGGAGGGCTGA
- a CDS encoding DNA-3-methyladenine glycosylase family protein, whose protein sequence is MTRDPIAFLENDPDIGHLVAEHGAVTLEPAEDFFHRMIVSVLRQQVSMASAEATRERLEDTVEVTPEALLDTDRSTLREVGLSGQKATYVHNIAEAFLERGYSREHFEAESDAAVIDELTQIKGVGTWTAKMQLLFSLGRPDVFPVEDLGVRKGMRVVYGEDLERSRMAELAERWRPYRSYATLYLWHAVD, encoded by the coding sequence GTGACCCGGGACCCGATCGCGTTCCTCGAAAACGACCCCGACATCGGCCACCTCGTCGCTGAACACGGCGCAGTGACGCTCGAGCCCGCCGAGGACTTCTTCCACCGGATGATCGTCTCGGTCCTCCGCCAGCAGGTCTCGATGGCGTCCGCAGAGGCGACCAGGGAACGCCTGGAGGACACTGTGGAGGTCACGCCGGAGGCACTCCTGGATACGGACCGCTCGACCCTCCGGGAGGTGGGCCTGTCGGGGCAGAAGGCCACCTACGTCCACAACATCGCCGAGGCCTTCCTCGAACGCGGCTACTCCCGGGAGCACTTCGAGGCCGAAAGCGACGCGGCGGTGATCGACGAGTTGACCCAGATCAAAGGCGTCGGGACGTGGACCGCGAAGATGCAGCTACTGTTCAGCCTGGGTCGTCCGGACGTGTTCCCGGTCGAGGACCTCGGCGTTCGGAAGGGGATGCGTGTGGTCTACGGCGAGGACCTCGAACGGTCGCGGATGGCGGAACTCGCCGAACGGTGGCGCCCGTACCGGTCGTATGCGACCCTGTATCTCTGGCACGCGGTCGACTAG
- a CDS encoding helix-turn-helix transcriptional regulator, whose translation MNDRAVRLSAVALVAAVILAGVGATGAPASAQGVDTIAGTQVDPDDVSIGVELREDGVAAWTIEYRVRLDDDNTTKAFESLRADIEANDTRYVSEFRARMVATADTAENATGRQMEIRNVSVEASRETIPQEYGVLTYTFVWTNFAVVEDGSITAGDALAGFFLDGETSLQFTWPEGYGLETVQPDPDDVRTESRIVVWNGQIDFGPSEPTVIVSEGAAGGTATPADGDGGGSGDGGSDGDGSSIPAIIAAVIAAIVAGGLVYWWRGRDGQVDTPDPSGGGGAAASGATTADEPGVDATGDDGDRVAAASAGGSADEAEADADEVAGAAGADGDGEAPWEDELLSNREQVLALVEYEGGRMKQQEVAGTLEWTDAKTSQVVRRMREEGDLDAFRLGRENVLVLPDEEFGPSDEDV comes from the coding sequence ATGAACGACCGCGCCGTCCGCCTGTCCGCCGTCGCCCTCGTCGCCGCCGTGATCCTGGCCGGGGTCGGGGCGACCGGCGCTCCCGCGTCGGCGCAGGGGGTCGACACGATCGCGGGGACGCAGGTCGACCCGGACGACGTCTCAATCGGGGTCGAACTCCGCGAGGACGGGGTGGCGGCGTGGACGATCGAGTACCGGGTGCGGCTCGACGACGACAACACAACGAAGGCGTTCGAGTCGCTGCGCGCGGACATCGAGGCAAACGACACCCGGTACGTCTCGGAGTTCCGCGCGCGGATGGTGGCGACCGCCGACACCGCCGAGAACGCCACTGGGAGGCAAATGGAGATCCGAAACGTCTCCGTCGAGGCGTCCAGGGAGACGATCCCACAGGAGTACGGCGTCCTCACGTACACCTTCGTGTGGACGAACTTCGCGGTTGTCGAGGACGGATCGATCACGGCGGGGGACGCCCTGGCGGGCTTTTTCCTCGACGGCGAGACGTCGCTGCAGTTCACCTGGCCCGAGGGGTACGGCCTGGAGACGGTCCAGCCCGACCCCGACGACGTCCGGACGGAGTCGCGGATCGTCGTCTGGAACGGCCAGATCGACTTCGGCCCCAGCGAGCCGACGGTCATCGTCTCCGAGGGGGCAGCGGGCGGCACCGCGACGCCGGCTGACGGCGACGGAGGTGGGAGCGGTGACGGCGGAAGCGACGGTGACGGGAGCAGTATCCCGGCGATCATCGCCGCCGTGATCGCGGCGATCGTCGCCGGGGGGCTCGTCTACTGGTGGCGGGGGAGGGACGGCCAGGTCGACACCCCGGATCCGTCAGGGGGTGGCGGGGCCGCCGCGAGCGGGGCGACGACCGCAGACGAGCCGGGGGTGGACGCGACCGGGGACGACGGCGACAGGGTCGCAGCCGCGTCCGCGGGTGGGAGTGCCGACGAAGCCGAGGCGGACGCCGACGAGGTTGCCGGGGCCGCCGGCGCCGACGGGGACGGCGAGGCGCCCTGGGAGGACGAACTCCTGAGCAACCGAGAACAGGTGCTCGCGTTGGTGGAATATGAGGGGGGCCGGATGAAGCAGCAGGAGGTCGCGGGGACGCTGGAGTGGACCGACGCGAAGACAAGCCAGGTCGTCCGGAGGATGCGCGAGGAGGGCGACCTCGACGCGTTCCGGCTGGGCCGGGAGAACGTGCTTGTGCTCCCCGACGAGGAGTTCGGGCCGAGCGACGAGGACGTATGA